A window of the Callospermophilus lateralis isolate mCalLat2 chromosome 7, mCalLat2.hap1, whole genome shotgun sequence genome harbors these coding sequences:
- the LOC143404198 gene encoding T-cell surface glycoprotein CD1b-like produces the protein MRVQISAESQESSLSAKLVLLLVLLAIFFPGGDNQEASQGPTSFHVIQISSFVNSIWTQNHCSGWLDDVQVFGWDSDTGTAIFLKPWAKGNFSDEAIQMVEEIFRNYFSVFTSEVQDRVNEFKLKYPFEIQGLAGCELHGGGTIMGFLRGSLKGMDFISFKSAWPSPKGELREQKFCTFITKDKGICETVEKLLLETCPQYLLSVLEAGKADLQRQVKPQAWLSSDPSPGPDRVLLVCHVSGFYPKHEWVMWMRGEQEQEGTQRSDFLPNADGTWYLRAVLDVAAEDTAGLACRVKHSSLGGQDLILHWGHSLSVGLVILAIIVPCALIFLGLALWFWRRR, from the exons ATGAGAGTTCAAATATCAGCTGAAAGTCAAGAGTCCTCTCTCAGTGCAAAGCTGGTCCTGCTACTTGTATTGCTAGCAATTTTCTTTCCAGGTGGTGACAATCAGGAAG CCTCTCAGGGGCCGACCTCCTTCCATGTCATCCAAATCTCATCCTTTGTCAACAGCATCTGGACACAGAACCACTGCTCAGGCTGGTTGGATGATGTGCAGGTTTTTGGCTGGGATAGTGACACAGGCACTGCCATCTTCCTAAAACCCTGGGCCAAGGGCAACTTCAGTGATGAGGCCATTCAGATGGTGGAGGAGATCTTCCGCAATTACTTCTCTGTATTCACCAGTGAAGTGCAGGATCGGGTCAATGAGTTCAAGTTGAAAT ACCCTTTTGAGATCCAGGGCTTAGCAGGCTGTGAGCTGCATGGTGGGGGAACCATCATGGGCTTCCTGAGGGGGTCTTTAAAAGGAATGGATTTTATAAGCTTCAAGTCAGCTTGGCCCTCCCCAAAAGGTGAACTCAGGGAACAGAAATTCTGCACATTCATCACGAAGGACAAAGGTATCTGCGAAACAGTGGAGAAGCTGCTGTTAGAAACCTGCCCCCAATATCTCCTGAGCGTCCTGGAAGCAGGGAAGGCAGACCTGCAGAGGCAAG TGAAGCCTCAGGCCTGGCTGTCCAGTGACCCCAGTCCTGGGCCTGACCGTGTGCTGCTGGTGTGTCATGTCTCTGGCTTCTACCCCAAACATGAGTGGGTGATGTGGATGCGAGGTGAGCAGGAGCAGGAGGGAACCCAGAGAAGTGACTTCCTGCCCAATGCAGATGGCACGTGGTATCTCAGAGCAGTCCTAGATGTGGCAGCTGAGGACACAGCTGGCCTGGCCTGCAGGGTGAAGCACAGCAGCCTAGGAGGGCAGGACCTCATCCTCCACTGGG GACACTCCCTCTCTGTTGGCTTGGTCATTTTGGCAATTATAGTGCCCTGTGCGCTCATTTTTCTGGGGCTTGCATTGTGGTTCTGGAGGCGCAGGTGA